One segment of Marinobacter sediminum DNA contains the following:
- a CDS encoding TIGR04255 family protein, which produces MKKILKKAPLVHTVIHLEISRCPALKLSDPQIEDAIQSRMIDLGFQDYIRSEHRVLEISAQFNPGNQTASPKELITPRRVFRSASQRELVEVSENAIILKTANYSTFEELKDEYFDILTAFLEVVDQTKKVLIKRIGLRYVDVIAPAPGSKLSDYIQEGMLPARLGMLPGARKLQGLMMSRSQTALGSEMTVGFEEIPPQEGQVRKVLPNNLLEPDNNCTLKIAGQTWWAHMDADTYGILDIDHVHFFQDNPAMSLELVKEKLSSLYNATSNVFWSSITATAKREWGETQIEEDKKNDMVVRTTSTNQ; this is translated from the coding sequence GTGAAAAAAATTCTTAAGAAAGCCCCGCTGGTGCATACCGTCATACATCTGGAGATTTCACGCTGCCCAGCGCTTAAACTCAGCGACCCCCAGATAGAAGACGCCATACAGAGTCGTATGATCGACCTCGGCTTCCAAGACTATATTAGGAGCGAGCATCGAGTACTGGAGATTAGCGCCCAGTTTAATCCAGGCAATCAGACCGCCTCCCCCAAGGAATTGATTACTCCACGGCGTGTATTTCGATCAGCTTCGCAAAGGGAACTCGTGGAAGTCTCAGAGAACGCTATAATTCTCAAGACAGCAAACTACAGCACCTTCGAAGAGCTAAAAGATGAGTATTTTGATATACTTACTGCTTTTCTCGAAGTCGTCGATCAAACGAAGAAAGTACTTATTAAGAGAATTGGGCTACGCTACGTCGATGTAATCGCGCCAGCACCCGGGTCAAAACTTTCTGACTACATTCAAGAAGGGATGCTGCCCGCCAGATTAGGTATGCTCCCAGGCGCCCGAAAACTGCAAGGCTTGATGATGTCCCGCTCCCAAACCGCACTCGGTAGCGAAATGACTGTAGGGTTCGAAGAAATTCCGCCTCAAGAAGGCCAAGTTAGAAAGGTTCTGCCCAATAACCTGCTGGAACCGGACAACAATTGCACACTCAAAATTGCAGGTCAGACTTGGTGGGCGCATATGGATGCCGACACTTACGGCATTTTGGACATTGACCACGTGCACTTTTTCCAAGATAACCCTGCAATGAGCTTGGAACTTGTCAAAGAGAAGCTAAGCTCACTCTACAACGCCACCAGCAATGTATTTTGGAGTTCCATTACGGCTACTGCAAAACGTGAATGGGGCGAAACTCAGATTGAAGAGGATAAGAAAAATGACATGGTCGTCAGGACAACCTCAACCAATCAATAG
- a CDS encoding type IV toxin-antitoxin system AbiEi family antitoxin has product MKPPINEREFLSQAIRAFHQETGLELHPTVESEVMPYSDGFILELGDTGIQYSVELKRWAQQANIGTIVAQLRRMPPPALLVADYVNPNMADRLREAGAQFIDAAGNAYLNEKTFFVFVKGNRKTPVHASPRKTSRAFNSSGLKLIFSFLTDTHLVGETYRRMAEVSGVSLGAIGWVLNDLKDKGYVREHGKKGVRSLENPMGLLDRWAESYPEKLLPELDMGLFQATSAMPWKNIRPELLGGCWGGEVAVSRLGNYLSPAQGTIYLPREKLKNLVMEYRLRKSPDNSPNTSETLQINEKFWLDDSLNVNQTLGIAPDFLVYADLLMTGDPRNLEAAERLYAQIKNRIQEY; this is encoded by the coding sequence ATGAAACCACCAATCAACGAGCGCGAATTTCTAAGCCAGGCAATCCGCGCGTTCCATCAAGAAACAGGTTTAGAGTTACACCCTACTGTCGAGAGTGAAGTGATGCCTTACTCTGATGGCTTCATTCTTGAACTGGGCGATACGGGTATCCAGTACAGCGTTGAGCTGAAGCGCTGGGCGCAGCAGGCGAATATAGGCACTATTGTCGCTCAGCTACGACGAATGCCGCCGCCCGCATTGCTGGTCGCTGATTACGTAAACCCGAATATGGCAGACCGTCTTCGAGAAGCCGGCGCACAGTTCATTGACGCCGCCGGCAATGCCTATCTGAACGAAAAGACATTCTTCGTCTTTGTAAAAGGTAATCGCAAAACGCCGGTCCATGCATCACCAAGGAAAACCTCCCGAGCCTTCAATTCATCTGGTTTAAAGCTGATTTTCAGTTTTCTAACGGACACTCATCTGGTCGGTGAAACCTACCGAAGAATGGCAGAAGTTAGCGGTGTTTCCCTTGGTGCCATTGGCTGGGTTCTGAATGACCTGAAAGACAAGGGCTATGTCCGAGAACATGGAAAGAAGGGCGTAAGGTCACTTGAGAACCCTATGGGACTGCTTGATCGCTGGGCCGAGTCTTACCCGGAAAAACTGCTACCCGAGTTGGACATGGGGCTATTTCAGGCAACATCTGCGATGCCGTGGAAGAACATCCGGCCGGAGCTTCTGGGTGGGTGTTGGGGCGGGGAAGTTGCCGTCTCTCGACTGGGCAACTATCTGTCGCCTGCTCAGGGGACTATTTATCTGCCCCGAGAAAAACTGAAAAACTTGGTAATGGAGTATAGGCTTCGTAAAAGCCCGGACAACTCACCCAATACGTCCGAGACATTGCAGATCAACGAGAAATTCTGGCTCGATGATTCACTCAACGTAAACCAAACTCTTGGGATTGCCCCAGATTTTCTTGTCTATGCTGACCTCCTGATGACCGGCGACCCTCGTAACCTGGAAGCAGCGGAGCGGCTTTATGCCCAGATTAAAAATCGAATCCAAGAATATTGA